Part of the Rhodothermus bifroesti genome, AGGGCCTATTGTGCCAGCTTCGGAGGTACCCGATCCACAGCGGGTCCAATTGCGGCTATGCGTCAATGGTCGTTTGCGGCAGGAGGGGTCCACAGCCGACATGGTGTTTTCGGTGCAGCAGTTGATAGCTTATTGCTCGGAAATCTTTACCTTGCAGCCAGGCGATTTGCTTTTTACAGGTACACCCGAAGGTGTTGCTCCAGTAGAAGATGGTGATGTACTGGAAGCGAGCAGTGACCTGTTGCCGGCGTTTCGGGTGTATGTTCGCCGGAGGTAGCCTACCAGCCCATGATGGCCATGCGCTCTAAGATGATCTGCGTGTACCATCCCATGCGTTGGGGGCGTCGGCGTCGTGGATCGGGTAAGCAAGCAGCCAGTGCAGCTGCCTCGTAGCGGCTAAGTCGTGCAGCTGGCTTGCCGTAGTGGTACTGTGCGGCTGCCTCGGCCCCGTAGATGCCAGGTCCCCACTCGACCACATTGAGGTAGAGTGTCAGAATGCGCTCTTTGGGCAAGATGATCTCGGCCAGTAGCGTGAGTGGGGCTTCCATGGCTTTGCGTACATAGGACCGATGCGTGGTCATGAACAGGTTCTTGACGAGCTGCTGCGTGATTGTCGAGCCGCCGCGACGAATGCGTTGCTGCTGGCGATTGGTTTCCCAAGCCTCACGGAGCGCCTCCCAGTCGAAGCCAGCATGCTGATAAAAGCGCGTGTCTTCTGCTGCCACAACGGCGCGGGCCAAATGAAGGGCAATGCGCTGTCGCGGCAGCGGCCGGTAGTCGCGACGACAGGAGGTGCCCTTCAGCCAAGCTTCAATGCAGCGCTGCACCTGCACGCCTGTGATTGGGGGAAACACAAATCGGTAGGCTACCAGGGCCAACGTGCAGCCTGCGTAGTAAAAGCCAATGGCCAGGAGCACCCCCTGCAGTAAGCGTTTGAGCAGGCGGCGCATTGCGCCCGGCTTTAGCGGGTGATTTCTAGAATCTGAAGCTGAATTTTCCCAGCGGGAACTTTAACCTCAACAATATCCCCTACGGATCGGCCCAATAGGCCCTTGCCGATGGGACTGTTGACCGAAATTTTTCCGGCAGCCAGATCTACCTCTTGCGGTGAAACCAGTGTAAAGAGCTGCTCATCACCGGTTTTTAGATTTTTGACGCGTACAGTCGAAAAGATGTACGCCTTAGTGGTGTCGATTTTGTTTTCGTCGACGATCCGTGCGTTGGCAATGGTTTGTTCGATTTGGGCAATACGGGCTTCCAGGTGGCTCTGTGCTTCTTTGGCAGCGTCGTATTCGGCGTTTTCCGATAGGTCACCGTGGCCGCGGGCCTCGGCAATGGCCTTGGCAATGCGTGCGCGTTCGGTGGTGCGTAGGTAGTGCAGCTCCTCTTTTAGCTTTTGCAGTGCTTCTTTGGTTAAGTAAACCGGCTTGGGATCCTGCATGGGTGCTCCAGTCGGGTTGAAGCGATCTTAGGAATTCACAGAAAAAAAGAGAACGCCACGGCCTTAAGTGGCTGCGGCGATCTGTTATCGAAGGGTACTATCCTACTTCAGTTTGAAACATAAACGTATACCTGCTTGAAGAGATCCCAACTACCAGCCAATTGATGGGGTGTGCATGGGGGTTGCCGTTTCAGGCTGTTGGGATCGTAGGCGCCGTGCCATCCAGTAATGGCGTTGCCAGTAGGGTTCCGCCAGGCGCGAGCGCGTAACGCCTGTGGAAGAAGCCGCATGGATAAAGAGTCCTTCGCCCAAGTAAATGCCAACGTGGCGGTTTTTAGGGTCGATGCGGAAAAACACCAGGTCTCCTGCTTGGAGTTCATGGAGGGAAACAGGCTGTCCTAGGCGGGCTTGGGCATCGGTGGTGCGTGGCAAGGTGAGGCCGAAGACCTCTTGATAAATGCGTACTACTAAGCCTGAGCAGTCGATGCCTTGGTGGTCTATACCCCCCCAGCGATGTGGGGTGCCTTCCCAACGCGCTGCAGCTTCCCAAAGCCGCTGCTGCAGCGCAGTCTCCTGTGAGGAAGGCTCCAGGAGTGCTCCGCTGGTGCGACACCCTATCGTTGTAAGTAAAGCAAGACATAAGCCTAGGAAGCGGAACCCAGCCTGCATTTTAGGTATACTTGGAACAAAGCCTGTGAAGCTTAACAAAGTAAAAGCTATGCGCATGGTTTGGCGTTTGACAACAGCAGCTGTGGTGGCGTTTGCAGGTGGGCTAGCGCTTGGTTTACTTATGGCACCCCGACCTGGCCGCGAGCTGCGACAAGAACTGGCAAGCAAAGCGCGTGCCCGCCTTCAGGGTCTGGAGCAGCAGCTTCGCCAGTTGGAAAGCCATTTGCGTCAGGTTGAGGCGCGCCTTCGGGCGCTGCTGCCCGAAGATACGGAAACCGCGTTGCAGCTTAAAGACCAAGACGTGGCCCAGGAACTACCCCGCATGCCGCATCGCTAAGTGGATCTATCGCGCAGGCTGTTCGTTCGATCCCTTGCTTCGCAGTGAACGTAACCAAGAGGTTGGTGCTATGCCCTATCCTGAAGAGTTTGTGCGCCCCATGCGCGAGGAGCTAACGCGTCTGGGGGTGGAAGAGTTACGCGATGCCGCGGCTGTAGATGCTGCATTTGAAGCCTCCCGTGCAGGTACGCTGCTTCTGGTAATTAACTCGGTGTGCGGTTGCGCTGCGGCCAACGCGCGTCCAGCTGTGGCCCTGGCCCTGCAAGCTCCGGTTCGTCAGCCTGATCGCTACGTTACGGTATTTGCAGGGCAAGACTTAGAGGCTACGGCCCAAGCCCGTTCGTATTTACCAGGTATTCCTCCTTCTTCTCCGTTTATTGCGCTCTTCAAGTACGGCGAGCCGGTTTACGTACTCGAGCGCCGACATATTGAAGGGCGTAGTGCTAGCGCTATTGCT contains:
- the mtgA gene encoding monofunctional biosynthetic peptidoglycan transglycosylase, with amino-acid sequence MRRLLKRLLQGVLLAIGFYYAGCTLALVAYRFVFPPITGVQVQRCIEAWLKGTSCRRDYRPLPRQRIALHLARAVVAAEDTRFYQHAGFDWEALREAWETNRQQQRIRRGGSTITQQLVKNLFMTTHRSYVRKAMEAPLTLLAEIILPKERILTLYLNVVEWGPGIYGAEAAAQYHYGKPAARLSRYEAAALAACLPDPRRRRPQRMGWYTQIILERMAIMGW
- the greA gene encoding transcription elongation factor GreA translates to MQDPKPVYLTKEALQKLKEELHYLRTTERARIAKAIAEARGHGDLSENAEYDAAKEAQSHLEARIAQIEQTIANARIVDENKIDTTKAYIFSTVRVKNLKTGDEQLFTLVSPQEVDLAAGKISVNSPIGKGLLGRSVGDIVEVKVPAGKIQLQILEITR
- a CDS encoding C40 family peptidase — its product is MQAGFRFLGLCLALLTTIGCRTSGALLEPSSQETALQQRLWEAAARWEGTPHRWGGIDHQGIDCSGLVVRIYQEVFGLTLPRTTDAQARLGQPVSLHELQAGDLVFFRIDPKNRHVGIYLGEGLFIHAASSTGVTRSRLAEPYWQRHYWMARRLRSQQPETATPMHTPSIGW
- a CDS encoding YtxH domain-containing protein — encoded protein: MRMVWRLTTAAVVAFAGGLALGLLMAPRPGRELRQELASKARARLQGLEQQLRQLESHLRQVEARLRALLPEDTETALQLKDQDVAQELPRMPHR
- a CDS encoding BrxA/BrxB family bacilliredoxin, coding for MPYPEEFVRPMREELTRLGVEELRDAAAVDAAFEASRAGTLLLVINSVCGCAAANARPAVALALQAPVRQPDRYVTVFAGQDLEATAQARSYLPGIPPSSPFIALFKYGEPVYVLERRHIEGRSASAIAADLVQAFEKYCGTETMPEEGPEMPEVPTYGVSSLPPTFRSIL